A genomic window from Candidatus Kouleothrix ribensis includes:
- a CDS encoding glycosyltransferase family 2 protein, protein MPQIMLPGDELVLDRPAAPLAIPIDDPEAALRFCRSLAALFGPANPSDFARAGGQRERLRAAPEAAPPDLSIVIPVYNEEDNLPHLYARLRATLDQVGMRYEIVFVDDGSADASLALLREYAAADAHVLVVELARNFGHQVAISAGLDHARGAGVIVMDADLQDPPEVLPQFIAQWRAGHDVVYAIREQRKEGPLKRVAYAAFYRLLQRVANIDIPLDAGDFCIMDRRVVDLLTGMPERNRFVRGIRSWVGLDQIGLAYERQARHAGRPKFTFTRLVYLALDGLVSFSYIPLRVITMLGLTVSFISIVLALFYAVKKLTIGLNPPGFATLIVAIFFLAGMQLITIGVIGEYVGRIFEEVKRRPLYVVRQLSGGRR, encoded by the coding sequence ATGCCACAGATCATGCTTCCTGGTGATGAACTGGTGCTCGACCGCCCGGCCGCGCCACTGGCAATCCCGATCGATGATCCCGAGGCGGCGCTGCGCTTCTGCCGTAGCCTGGCCGCGCTGTTCGGCCCGGCCAACCCGAGCGACTTCGCTCGGGCCGGCGGGCAACGCGAGCGGCTTCGGGCCGCACCCGAAGCCGCGCCGCCCGATCTATCGATCGTGATCCCGGTGTACAACGAAGAAGACAACCTGCCGCACCTGTATGCGCGGCTGCGCGCCACGCTCGATCAGGTGGGCATGCGCTATGAGATCGTGTTTGTCGACGACGGTAGCGCCGACGCAAGCCTGGCCCTGCTGCGCGAGTATGCTGCGGCCGACGCGCATGTGCTGGTGGTTGAGCTGGCGCGCAACTTTGGCCACCAGGTTGCGATCAGCGCCGGGCTCGACCACGCCCGCGGCGCGGGTGTGATCGTGATGGACGCCGACCTGCAAGACCCGCCCGAGGTGCTGCCGCAGTTCATCGCGCAGTGGCGCGCCGGCCACGATGTGGTGTACGCTATTCGCGAGCAGCGCAAAGAAGGCCCGCTCAAGCGTGTGGCCTACGCCGCGTTCTACCGGCTGCTACAGCGCGTGGCGAATATCGACATCCCGCTCGACGCGGGCGACTTCTGCATCATGGATCGGCGTGTGGTCGACCTGCTGACCGGCATGCCCGAGCGCAACCGCTTCGTGCGCGGCATCCGCAGCTGGGTCGGGCTCGACCAGATCGGGCTGGCCTACGAGCGCCAGGCGCGCCACGCCGGCCGGCCCAAGTTCACCTTCACCCGGCTGGTATACCTGGCGCTCGACGGGCTGGTATCGTTCAGCTACATTCCGCTGCGCGTGATCACCATGCTGGGCCTAACGGTGTCGTTCATCTCGATCGTGCTGGCGCTGTTCTACGCCGTGAAGAAGCTGACGATTGGCCTGAACCCGCCTGGCTTTGCGACACTGATCGTGGCGATCTTCTTCCTGGCGGGCATGCAGCTGATCACGATCGGCGTGATTGGCGAGTATGTCGGCCGGATCTTCGAAGAAGTCAAGCGGCGGCCGCTGTACGTGGTGCGGCAGCTGAGTGGCGGGCGGCGCTAA
- a CDS encoding phenylacetate--CoA ligase family protein — protein MTLLDTIHGAAIRGAFGARYGRRPYGRYATFLERSQWWPAADIEALQMRKLAALLQHAYAHVPFYRQRFDAAGLRPADIQSVADLSRLPLLTKRDIQDNTERMLARSVDRRALLENHTGGSTGDPLTFYQDAEFRAWSDADKLRNYRMAGYELGKRWAFLWGSDYDARAHKGWRGRLQDRVIYNTLWINTFDLTADRLAEAAQQLVHFQPEVLVAYVSSATLLARLVRDRKIAGLRPRAIQTSAEVLTPDDRALLEATFGCQVFDRYGCREVNNIAHECDAHQGMHLLAENNLVELIDSAGQPARPGDVGRIVVTNLNNMAMPFIRYEIGDMAVPSAQACACGRGLPLLSSIVGRKADVITSPSGKLLHGEFFTHLFYKLGGVYQFRVVQETRADLCVQVVPGPGFDQQRAMPFLEDTIHRHGDPAFLVRFELCDHLPPAASGKYRFTISHVPLNLNEDAQ, from the coding sequence ATGACATTGCTCGACACCATTCATGGTGCGGCCATTCGCGGCGCATTCGGCGCGCGATACGGCCGGCGGCCGTACGGCCGCTATGCTACCTTTCTCGAGCGCAGCCAATGGTGGCCCGCCGCCGATATCGAGGCGCTGCAGATGCGCAAGCTCGCGGCTCTGCTGCAGCATGCCTACGCGCACGTGCCGTTCTACCGGCAGCGCTTTGATGCAGCTGGGCTGCGCCCGGCCGATATTCAGTCTGTCGCTGACCTGAGCCGGCTGCCGCTGCTGACCAAGCGCGACATCCAGGACAACACCGAGCGCATGCTGGCGCGCAGCGTCGACCGGCGCGCGTTACTCGAGAATCACACCGGCGGCTCGACTGGCGACCCGCTCACGTTCTACCAGGACGCCGAGTTTCGCGCCTGGAGCGACGCCGACAAGCTGCGCAACTACCGCATGGCCGGCTACGAGCTTGGCAAGCGCTGGGCCTTCCTGTGGGGCTCCGACTACGACGCCCGCGCGCACAAGGGCTGGCGCGGGCGCCTGCAGGATCGCGTGATCTACAATACCCTGTGGATCAATACGTTCGACCTGACTGCCGACCGGCTGGCCGAGGCGGCTCAGCAGCTCGTGCATTTCCAGCCCGAAGTATTGGTAGCGTACGTCTCGTCGGCCACGCTGCTGGCTCGGCTGGTGCGTGATCGAAAGATCGCCGGCCTGCGGCCGCGCGCGATCCAGACTTCGGCCGAGGTGCTGACGCCCGATGACCGCGCGCTGCTCGAGGCGACCTTTGGCTGCCAAGTGTTCGACCGCTATGGCTGCCGCGAGGTCAACAATATCGCGCACGAGTGCGACGCGCACCAGGGCATGCACTTGCTGGCCGAGAACAACCTGGTCGAGTTGATCGACAGCGCGGGCCAGCCGGCCAGGCCGGGCGATGTTGGCCGGATTGTCGTGACCAACCTGAACAACATGGCCATGCCGTTCATCCGCTACGAGATCGGCGACATGGCCGTGCCGTCGGCGCAGGCATGCGCGTGCGGCCGCGGACTACCGCTGCTAAGCTCGATCGTCGGGCGTAAGGCCGACGTGATCACCTCGCCCTCGGGCAAGCTGCTGCATGGCGAGTTCTTCACGCACCTGTTCTACAAGCTTGGCGGCGTGTACCAGTTTCGCGTCGTCCAAGAGACGCGCGCCGACCTGTGCGTGCAGGTGGTGCCGGGGCCGGGCTTCGATCAGCAGCGCGCGATGCCATTCCTTGAGGACACGATCCATCGCCACGGCGACCCGGCCTTCCTGGTGCGCTTCGAGCTGTGCGATCACCTGCCGCCGGCCGCCTCGGGCAAGTACCGCTTCACGATCTCGCATGTTCCGCTAAACCTGAATGAGGATGCCCAATGA
- a CDS encoding glycosyltransferase: MRILMLNNEFPPLGGGTGTVNRAIVQRLAGAPELEIDLVTSALGRAPEHERLAERVRVFKVPVHNRNLHHSSNRELLTYAARALPLARRLHAAQPYDLCFAWSAVPAGGVALALRRLTGLRYVVRVCGPDIPGFERRYGPLYPVLAPAIRATWHGAELVVAKCEREAEMIHAVDAHVPVTLVANGVDTSAFRVAPIADGGPLRLICVARLIERKGQHHLIEALRRLRDSGVAATLDLIGTGDAEATYRRQAEAAGLAGQVRFVGYVPREQIAEHYAAAHAFVLPSYNEGMSVATLEALAAGLPVVVTRTGGTAELVEERVNGLTFDWGDLDALTAHLARLAADRARARRMGAAARRRAEQFSWEAAAEQYAAMFEQLVDTGVTAL, encoded by the coding sequence ATGCGCATCCTAATGTTGAATAACGAGTTCCCGCCGCTAGGTGGTGGCACCGGCACCGTCAATCGCGCGATCGTGCAGCGGCTGGCCGGCGCGCCCGAGCTCGAGATCGACCTGGTAACCTCGGCGCTGGGCCGTGCGCCCGAGCACGAGCGGCTGGCCGAGCGTGTGCGCGTGTTCAAGGTGCCGGTACACAACCGCAACCTGCACCATTCTTCAAACCGCGAGCTGCTGACCTACGCGGCCCGCGCGCTGCCACTGGCGCGGCGCCTGCACGCGGCCCAGCCCTACGACCTGTGCTTTGCCTGGAGCGCGGTGCCGGCTGGTGGGGTGGCGCTGGCGCTGCGGCGGCTGACCGGCCTGCGCTATGTTGTGCGGGTGTGCGGCCCCGACATCCCCGGCTTCGAGCGGCGCTATGGCCCGCTCTACCCCGTGCTGGCACCGGCTATCCGCGCAACCTGGCACGGTGCCGAGCTAGTGGTGGCCAAGTGCGAGCGCGAGGCCGAGATGATCCACGCCGTCGATGCCCACGTGCCGGTGACGCTGGTAGCCAATGGGGTTGACACCAGCGCGTTTCGCGTGGCGCCGATCGCCGATGGCGGCCCGCTGCGGCTGATCTGCGTGGCGCGCCTGATCGAGCGCAAGGGCCAGCACCACCTGATCGAGGCGCTGCGACGCCTGCGCGACAGCGGCGTGGCCGCGACGCTCGACCTGATCGGCACCGGCGACGCCGAGGCAACCTACCGCAGGCAGGCCGAGGCGGCCGGGCTGGCCGGGCAAGTGCGCTTCGTGGGCTATGTACCGCGCGAGCAGATCGCCGAGCACTACGCGGCGGCGCACGCCTTTGTGCTGCCCTCGTACAACGAGGGCATGAGCGTCGCGACGCTCGAGGCGCTAGCGGCCGGCCTGCCGGTGGTAGTGACGCGCACCGGTGGCACCGCCGAGCTGGTTGAAGAGCGAGTGAATGGCCTGACCTTCGACTGGGGCGACCTTGATGCGCTGACCGCGCACCTGGCGCGCCTGGCGGCCGACCGGGCGCGGGCGCGGCGCATGGGCGCGGCCGCGCGCCGGCGTGCCGAGCAGTTCTCGTGGGAGGCCGCAGCCGAGCAGTACGCCGCGATGTTCGAGCAGCTGGTCGATACAGGAGTGACGGCGCTATGA